Proteins from a single region of Corvus hawaiiensis isolate bCorHaw1 chromosome 6, bCorHaw1.pri.cur, whole genome shotgun sequence:
- the LOC125327696 gene encoding uncharacterized protein LOC125327696, which yields MGRAGAMCDGVVPVIVLVLLLATVAVWWAVGHWQPRRRQTRTAKRRKRPGVQPRGSRRKRGAPAAPRSSRPRATPRKRPRAPASPLHSPCSCGPCVAVAQELQELMLLLWARNGTWVPLYSGMWQALWKELEELLKRGHLPCCGSSSSSRSLHPFKRLLPARFSIPGRASSLARTAHHQRPATQARSSGCQRSSILPGASAISDSLHPPQTLSETCRPAEGAEPVHRSPSSLGLRDFNNTGATLTTDVATESPGVQVGAQPDPGEPSQEQVAEQRVSWSQQLPAHSSQDAVPAVPAGNSPCLVAETTLKTPRRSLHLQEAAPRRPPTTRKAFLVAAAPDTPLCESSGCSPGRPQQQSPAHDAGDSDGAALPRCPPAPAAASARSPAPALPLASPTAARRWPLPGAQQEAGQKKKLQELYQLGPQLGSGGFGTVFSGIRLSDGSPVAIKRVARESVLQWYELPDGTRVPMEIVLMEKVGSGCHNIIQLLDWFELPDSFLLVMERPESSQDLLAFLLEQGFLSPRAMARFLQEQEAPMSSTALGHLRPFPALPRPRAIESWRSPVTPCRGYPHFFAG from the exons ATGGGACGTGCCGGAGCCATGTGTGACGGTGTGGTCCCGGTGATTgtgcttgtcctgctgctggccactgtGGCTGTCTGGTGGGCCGTTGGCCACTGGCAACCACGGAGGCGGCAGACAAGGACAGCGAAGAGGCGCAAGCGCCCCGGGGTGCAGCCCAGAGGCTCACGGAGGAAGCGAGGAGCCCCTGCGGCTCCCAGGTCCTCCAGGCCTCGGGCGACCCCTCGCAAGCGGCCACGTGCTCCCGCGAgccccctgcacagcccctgcagctgcgGCCCCTGCGTGGCCGtggcccaggagctgcaggaactgatgctgctgctctgggctcgcAATGGGACATGGGTGCCGCTCTACTCTGGGATGTGGCAGGCGTTGTGGAAAGaactggaggagctgctgaagcgaggccacctgccctgctgtggctcgtccagctcctccaggagcctCCATCCCTTCaagaggctgctcccagcaagaTTCTCCATCCCTGGGAGAGCCTCAAGCCTTGCAAGGACGGCACACCATCAGAGACCCGCCACCCAGGCAAGAAGCTCAGGCTGTCAGCGATCCTCCATCCTGCCAGGAGCGTCCGCTATCTCTGACAGCCTCCATCCCCCGCAGACGCTCAGTGAGACCTGTCGGCCTGCAGAAGGTGCAGAGCCTGTGCACAGGTCTCCCAGCTCCCTTGGACTCAGGGACTTCAACAACACGGGCGCAACCCTGACAACTGACGTTGCCACGGAAAGCCCAGGGGTCCAAGTGGGAGCCCAGCCCGATCCAGGGGAGCCTTCTCAGGAGCAGGTGGCGGAGCAGCGAGTGAGCTGGAGCCAGCAGTTGCCggcccacagctcccaggacGCTGTGCCGGCTGTGCCAGCTGGCAACAGCCCGTGCCTGGTGGCGGAGACGACCCTCAAGACACCCAGGAGGTCCCTCCATCTCCAGGAAGCTGCTCCGAGACGGCCACCGACTACCAGGAAGGCCTTTCTGGTAGCAG CTGCTCCTGACACCCCCCTGTGCGAGTCCTCGGGCTGTAGCCCCGGCCGTCCTCAACAGCAGAGTCCAGCCCACGACGCCGGGGACAGCGACGgtgccgccctgccccgctgccctccGGCTCCTGCAGCCGCCTCTGCgcgctcccctgccccagctctgccgcTCGCCAGCCCGACGGCCGCAAGGCGGTGGCCGCTGCCCGGCGCGCAGCAGGAAGCAG GGCAAAAGaagaagctgcaggagctgtacCAGCTGGGCCCGCAGCTGGGCAGCGGTGGCTTCGGCACCGTTTTCTCGGGCATCCGCCTCTCGGACGGGAGCCCG gtggccatcaaacgCGTGGCCCGGGAGAGCGTCCTGCAGTGGTAcgagctg CCCGACGGCACCCGTGTTCCCATGGAGATTGTGCTGATGGAGAAGGTGGGCTCTGGCTGCCACAACATCATCCAGCTCCTCGACTGGTTTGAGCTGCCTGACAGCTTCCTGCTGGTGATGGAGCGTCCGGAGTCATCGCAGGATCTCCTGgccttcctgctggagcaggggttCCT TTCTCCAAGAGCCATGGCACGTttcctccaggagcaggaggcCCCCATGTCCTCCACAGCCCTGGGACACCTCAggcccttccctgctctgcccaggccCAGAGCCATCGAGAGCTGGCGGTCTCCGGTCACCCCATGCCGGG GTTATCCCCATTTCTTCGCGGGGTGA